The nucleotide window ttatgtaaagggACTGCTATTAAGGATTGTTAAGCTCTTTGATTACAtaaatatgtgttatttttttaagttttccaattaattttctgaatttttttgtgaatattagaATGATCTCAAGCTTTTTCTCATATATTGTAATAATCTAATACTAAAGAGTGTGgatggcaaaaaataaataaataaaaattttcatttagtgaagcgtaaaacttaaaaacagtaaaactttaaaaacatgcaaGAAACAAATACATACAGAATGAATTGAGTGCAGTCTCCTTTATTAAAGCCAGTTAACAACAAATGTTTGGAAGTAATTAgcaatattttacatatgaaattaattttatttaactgtgtaCCATTCATTATACCTATTGATTAAATGAAGTATCTCTGTGACAGTAGAAGTTGGTCATTAGCTGCTGCTGTATGAAGAAGTGTATTTTAGATCATCTCATGGAAATAGGTTTTAGATATTTCActccaaaattttcatctgtatTCATTTTTGTTGCTTTTATCTTCCTGTGATGTTaccaattttgtttaatttttttattagagttgaAATTTAAACTGGAAATTGCAATTGAATGAAAGCAGGTAATGTAAGTGTTGATTTTTTCAGCAGGCAAAAAGTCAACTGATTGATAACACATATTCTTGTGTCTTGAATTAGCAgtgtttttcaaatttgttttatttttgtttgtcagTTTTGTATACTATActcatttttcttttgtgattatCAGTTCTgacatatatgttttatacttttactataatatttttgaatgtagtATATATTGATTAGATTAAGTTTGATGAATTAAGAGTTTTGTGTGTTTGTTTACAATCATGGATAATAATATGTTAGTTTACTTTATCACTCAACATAATTTGTGGTATTTAgtcattttttccttataatatcTTCTTGAaagataagttattatttttcatttgaaattatttaattttaatgacaagagaaaacattattctccttccccttgtAACTAATTGTACTGTCTTACTGTAAATACCCTTTAAACAATTTCATGAGTATTTAATTCagaaattcacttttatttttttaaatgtggaaatatttttatacttctaaatactgtgctatttatttatttttattttttttatttttttttttttagttaaaattatgatGTTCATCTCTTTTTCTAAACTATCCATGAGCAGAATCAGTATTTTGTAACTTCTGTTTCACCCTctagcattaattttttaaagtggtCTGTCTGTTAAGcgtttaatctatttttctttttatagtctAAATGGTGATTCAACATTCAAATCACTGGTTCttggaattattaaaattagaactttaaagtttaaaaaaataataaataacctgccaaatcatgtttataatttcagTCTTTAAAGTATTATTTGAGATCAAGTACTAAGGATAAAAAGCACtatgttacaaaaatgaaataaagaaaagttgaTTATAAAGCAGAGAAGTAGAGTTAAGctatattcttttttacattaattaattctcTATTATACTCATgaacaatattaaagaaatataatttgatttgcttgtggttaacaaaatttgtttactattgttatttacaGTGTCTAGTTGTATCACCataatatttgcattttatttcattcttttatagttaaattgttcatcatgaaattttttttaaatgtcttttgttcatatttatattttttctatgattattatgtcattgttttaactaatttaatccaatgattattattttaattttttttcagttattttgcaGTTGTCAGTGGAGCATCTAATGTAATTGGCTGTGATTACTCACATACCATGATTAGAACAGCTAGGGCAATAGCAGAGGCCAATGGTTGTAAAGATTATGTAACATTCATTTATAAACATTCCAGTGATCTACTTATTCCTTATGATGTACCAAGAAAGTATgttttatacaaaacattttatacagaattttttattaaaaagatatttatattctgtattctactttaacttaaaattaatttatttgttttttttttgtagtttaatataaagtatacTTTGCATTATTCCTTTATAACTGCATAAGCCTCAGTAAGGTTTTGGCTTCATCAAGAATTTCCCTCTCATTCTCTTGATTTCTAGCAGGCGTTTCCTTTTCATGTGGCTTAATGCATTGTTATCTTGATAGGAGGGGCATTCTGGTGATGAGGGGTGTCTTGTAATGCATTCTGGTGCATTGCACTCAAGCCACGTGGTAAGTCTActggtggacagtggtgagccatctctttgtaACAGACGAACACAAATGATATGTTCCTATGTGGCTAGCATTAAAGCGCAACCAAATCACCTAACCTTTGAACAGTATTCTCCAACCATCATGTTAATCGATACCAGAAACAGGGGAGATCTACTGCTTCGCTGGGCATCAGAGCTCAGCAtcttttctcagctctaaatgTACAATTACCTACAGTCCTTACTATTGCTCCATTTTATTACCCAACCTCCTTGGTGGCCTTCCTCTTGTTAATTACTACTTTGGGCTTTGTCAGTATCTTGAAAAGAACACAAATCTGGTTTTCTtacgaaaaaaatgttataatattataaatagcatgaatcctgtGCTAGAGTTTATACAGATGgctctaaaaatgttaattggtTGTGGTTTTGTGGTTAGCAACAGAACccacatgtttggccttcccagcatagTCAGTATTTTCATTGCGGAGCTATATGCTATTAAGGCCTTAAAAACActgagaacaaaaaaaattttttttatcttggaaataaaaatatggattctgattgtattttttctcctgaattcaaatatgattttGGTTTTCTCCCATCACACAAGGTTTCCAAGAGACaagcattttaatactttctggaTTCTTAACTGCacaatatttaaacatatgactcacctagaaagtaagaaatgatgatttctgctatattttgcctTTGAAGCATCCCTCTTATGGTTCAAAAATTattggccagcatattaggattccatttgccttgatacctcttttccatagctgaaatctcctgatggaagtgttccccgtgctcatcgctcactgcaccaagattttctgggaagagTCTAGATGatagtgcaggaagtgtactttcaaggacatattacaacccaattttttgtaagatattgTAAGAgtgttgacaatatcacggtgaTTTTCCACCTTccaatttcccaaaaaactctgagtaacatttttgaatggttgccaagctgctttctcctgTGGATTcagtagttcctcaaacttttcatcacgcattagtgatcatatttgtggacccacaaatattccttctataatttttgcattattaattttaggaaatttctgttttaagtacatgaaaccaggagtattgttcATAgccttgatgaaattcttcattaatcccaGTTTGATgtgtaacggaggtagatacacatcTTTAGGTTACACAAATGTTTTACATCTTTCTGCTCAGGAATGAATGATTcgtgtttaggccattcttttctaaatggttttttctgtccctactaactcattcacacaaaaaacaacagtactttgtgtaaccaagctgcagatcAAGAATaggtgcaattaccttcaaatcaccacaaatattccattcatacactgtaaattgaagcttttccaatataaatttaaagttttcatatgtttctttcatactagcataatgagccacaggtactgattgGAATTTATAGCCATTATGtcgaagcacagcttttaaactaactttagaggaatcaatggacaagcgccattctgttgggttatgttcattacaaagtgtctccataagagaagaatgtcattacaaaacaataagccattttcttcagaaaaatagtctttaaattcagaatgatgaattacgataagtacatatctttgtattcttttgaagaagattccatccttttagccaaGAAGCAAGTATTTCAGAGTGCTTTTTGGTTAACTTTAAATCTCCTAGGAGATCATTAAGATTTACTtcaactgctttgttcaaaagttgtatcaccagaatctgtttctttttcttccttacttccatcagactctgagctctcttcatttAATGTCACGTGTTCTGGAGGCTTTCTATGGGCAATTCTtcacagtgtggaactggtctcattgcagattgcaagtagggtacaccactgtatgttttgattttgacataatccctttaatgtaataacagtcagaagagtgatctttgggttccctcaaATCATAGGGATAGTAAATGGCttgtggcgtgtgccatttttccatgcagtggaAAAAGcgtagaacacgataaacaacataTATGTGGAGCTCAGGGCCTTGTTTGGTCCTctactttacacccaaaataaagttcataacacttaacacatttttactaatggagtaaggtttcacctTTGGGACTTAAGCGTCTTTCCACcacatacataagaaaaattgttaggatgatttaaacaaactctaggcattttgtaactaatgactaattaaaagaaataaagttgcaaatgtgtaatacacaataattcagacatacaaagcactcacaatgatgtgttaactggttcactactatctcacaactggcatcattttaatgaatgtatattattttagatcacGTTTGTATACACGTCTGTTGTCCatacacatctgaacctgcaAGCAGTAGAaatgctaccctttgagttagcacatttggttccatcatatttacaatactctaggagcttttacttgataATGGATGAATGgacgtaaaaacattttaaaatactttaaaaaaacaaaaaaactgtggatgGTGGAGAAATTTCTAATACATAtctgaaaacaggataaaaaacagTATTATGTACACCTGTTGGtatcgtgagacaaaaatcatgttgaccagtgcaattagcccaacattttggCATGAACTTATGTACTTACTcgtttgctcagattccatgagtacCTTACAGACAATTAGTGACTTGCACTCCAGACACCCTATTGcttgtgagattcagtgtgtcaTTTTGCAGATGACTCAAtgtaatacaactgtgagcttctgctggatttcCAGCAATATTGGAATATTAGGTTATGAGCACACAGTTAGTGCAGCAAAAGAGGCGTGTTTTTAGCTTACTTTTACCAATTGTGTTGCTTTTAATGagcttgtctgtttcctgaagagaacatagttcatgatgagtggcaaagtgaatgagatgctactattaacaataaacttcaatTAGGCACACTGTTTCACCATGGAGCTCCTCTTGCAGAAATAACCATCAAGAGGagattattatttgccatttgcgaATAATGCATTCTAGGCTCACTCATGATTACCTGATGATGCAGACAGATGCACCCCTTTGTACTCacctgccaactaacagtgcaccaaatccttgtggattgtatttgTTATTCAGCATTGCATTGCAAGCTTAAACTAGGGCCTGACATGCGAAATATGTTGGGGAATAATGCAGTATTGTTATCAATTGTCTTACAATTTATAAAGGCTTGCATCTTGattcaagaatttaattatttatatggtcCTTGTTGACTGTGTATACGGTTTGGCATATGccagattgtaatttttattcttttaagttacttttttaatctctggggtttttctttttcttttagcatACGTTACAGGcgttttcattttaagatgtgCTTTTACGTTgctaagttttagtttttaattaatttttaattgtcaatttttaacatttatttatctacaacaaatttattgtatctaGGTGATGATAACACGAAAGCATTTATCATCCAGAAAAAAAAGGCTACTTTTTAGTATCACTTCCTACTTCTAGCATTCTGTAACTTGTTTACCCACATCTTTTCATTTTCTGTCAGTCACCATTGTTATATAGCCAGTGTGCTTGTAGTCACCCCTTCCTAAAATAACATGGagtgactgaatttttaacaatggaaaaagtgaataatagtaatattaatcacCATTTTCAAACAAGTGTACTGACTACCTTGAAGTTGAGTTGACAGTAAATTTTCTGcaatacatacaaacattaaaacaCTATAGGAGATATATGAGTCTTGTTTGAAAATCTGTGGAGTTTATAATTCTGTAGTATGATAATGCTCAATCACACACATGATATGCAACTATCAAGGCTcttatgaagttgaaatttgaacctaatTCACATCTaccatactcaccagatttggtgccctgcaattttcccttttttccacAGTTAATGAGGAATACTAGAGGTATTTAATTTCATCactaataattaattgaacaatGAAATGAGGTCATAGATCAAGGAAAGTGTGTCAACATGCTACACTGATAGAATGAGAAAAATGGTTCACCATTGGAAAAATATATGGTTCTAAATGGTGATTACATGGAAAAacaaatgtaagtttttgtagcaaataaaatgtaattttatgcatTTGTCTCACTTCactatttcttttcatttgaaagtaTGAATGACTTTGCATTATTTCAGCCACCCCTCATAGTTTACATAGTTACATAGTTTACAATCACAACTACATAATATTCATCTGATTTGCTGACCAGTTACACCTTTTTTTCTTCAGTACACTATGTTTTTAGTATACACCcttataaaaattccatttttttaatattgatcccTAGGAGGCTAGACAAGAGGTCTTCCTTTACAGTCCATCTATTAGTgaatttctcattaaatttaaatagatatattatgAAAGGCTTTACATACTGCTAAAAgaggaagttattaaaaatgtgctaaaaaaattgtaaactttaaaTGAGTACTAGAGAGGCagatgtaattttcaataatataatttcagttgCCACAATTGACCAGACTTCTGAAATTGACATAAAGTCACGTCTAGACTGGCTGCTATTGATTCAGATTACGGCTGAAGATAATACAGTTACTAAAAAGCAGCTTGATTTATTCAGGttagtttttattgattatttttaaatgattcttcaTCAGTACtcaaagtttaaaagtatttattgaagAATCATACTTTGTCAATTCCACAAGTTCAAAATTAAGTGGTCCAGAAATTAAAGTAACTTATAGAAGAGTACAAGATTTTATTTATGCAatcttggaaaatttttaatggatttcATAAGGATTTTTAGCAGTATTTTAGTTattgaacttatttattttgtttttaacatacttattttctgatgtttaaattaatgtatgtttatAACTGTTTCAGAGTCTCATTGGTTGTAACAGAGACTATGGATGCTGGCCTTTTTGGAGAACACTTGATTCAAACATTACTACATGCTTGGGAAGATCTTTTGCTTCCTCCGTTGCCCCCATCTTCATTGATACCTCCAGTTCCATGCATAATTTGTAGGGATGTTGAAGCATGTAATAATAGTAGAAGAAATGGAATTGTAGTACCATTTGGTGCTACTGTTTGGTTGGCAGCTATTGAGTGTAAAGATGTTGCGCAGAAGTACCGACTTCTCAATAATAGaaccgttataaaaaaatttaaatgtccaTTTTTGTTAACTATTCCTTTAGTGGAACCGTATGAcactgaaaactttaaaaaaactgtttatggaTATAAACTATTATGTGACCCTGTTcgttgtttttatgttaattttaatgatgttaatgattTACAAGACTATATGAATGGCAAATATGATGAAcgaattttcagtattaaatgtACACAGAATGGTTCACTTGATTGTTTTGTTGTTTGGTTTGATCTGTATTTAGATGAAGATATAAAACTTTCATCATCGCCACTTCAATGCGATAAAAATTCCGAAGCTTGTTGTTGGGATCAAGCAATATTTCCttgtcaaaatgaatttattgtttcaacTGATACAAGCATtgatgtaaaagtaaaaacaaaaaatggtaagCTGGCCATAGAAATATGTAGTCTAACGAATCATATTTCTTCTTACTCTGATGatgaaatagtaaatttatcACAGAATACTATTAGATATCTAAATAACTCTTCTCTAATGAGTATAATTGAGTCTCTTAgtagttcattaaaaaatgaaaaagctgtATTAGATTTATCACCATTTCCTGCATTGTGTTTTAATCTCTTATTAACAGATGTTTTAAAGTTAGATGTTTGTGTATTTATTGCTAAGTCAGATCAGGAAAAATTAATCATTGAAAGGTTAGCAGTCATTAATGGaattaatatagataaattttattgtatattggaaaaggaatttgaaaataatgatttctacattgattttaaatttgatattatatttacaaatttaatagatGCAACTGGGGAACTTAAAGAGAGTAGCGTTGTTCAAATTTCACAATTAAGGTTAGTATTATCTACTCACcattcaaaattttatctaatattttttaattattttttttcagcttgcttttcatacaataaattaattattttgtttaaaaaactcagTGATTATACTCTTATATTGATTACTAAACCAATAGTTAAGATAAGGAGGAGAAGCTTGACCTGCTGTTCCTACTGCAggtccttttccttttttataacttcCAATAGTACTTAGAGcaaatgttttttatgaaaaaataatttgaaactttaaaatttttaagattgatatttattatctcaatatttaaaataaaaattaaagcaaatagaaataaattatgtgaCGTTCTGTTTATTTTGTCATTAGGGACATGTATATAAAAATCCCATTATAAGGCActgtgaacataaaaaaaaaaaatagtcaataacattatataaagaagtcaattattaattaagtaacatcattaaaattcaacacaagtcaaaattattttacattttgaggtaaGTTTAATTTACTAGAAGGTTTAACAGTATGTTCACCTTTGAGTATCATAATATCTGagatagttttgaaataaatggataatttaatagttaccaatattataaataccctcaaaataaaattatgggtTAGTCATGTTGATgacattttgataatataaacaaaCCAACAGAGAACATGATttactatttgaaaaaattattttcataaaaatattttatacctttggaaatagaatttaaattttcaaaataacatttaattaaatataagatgtaagatgttttaaaattaaaataattaataaatagcaaaTCTAAttccaatatttataataaagcaaaagtgtctataaaataGAATGCagagaacaaaattttttaaaattctaaaggaataactaaaattaagaaaaaattctccAGGAATCTGTTACAGTATAAtagaaactttaaatatattttcaggataaatacaataaaaaaaaaaactaaaaagtatgTCGGTTTTAGAAATTGATAGATTCTCTCAAAAAATACGCATAATAAAAACGAGGAATGAAAACATGTCAATGAATAGGTAAAATTTGAACGTGatgaaaaaaacattcttaaaaaaataataaatttaatttaaattataaaagaattcataatttaaatttgcataaataTGATACCAAAACAGTAGTTTCATTATTTAGTAATAGATTGTAATAAAAGgggaataattaattttctttcactgaCTAAGATCAAACGTCTAGCTTcacaattttaaagttttgacTAGTCAGAAAGTTGAAAAtcgattttaacaaaataaattacattcctTGTTAAGCATAATGAAAATTTGATCAGATGTTTGTGTGTCACAACaacttttcatttttgtataagtacttttcttatttttgtcatACAAATTTTGGGATCCTGATGACTGCTTAAATTACTGATGTGGTAGAGCAGAACaaactttaactttttaatttaaatgtgtttgtttattattaaacaaacacatatacattatgtgtttgtttaatgataaacaaacacatatttgttatttaatgttatgaagatagttttcaatcttaaaatttattttggtaaccaaaatgaaaaatgtatatttgtagtcaagtaaaaaaaattaaatattttttatacattcagtTCATACAATAAACGAAATTACAGTCATTCTGACTTTGTATTAATCTTaatctttttctaattaaaaaaaagtacttaactACATGTGTTGGAAAAATATCTTTAAGattaatcagttatttattttaattacaacattaataagAAAATCTACATTGCACACAACAATATACTATATAGGTAATAGCAAACAACTTTTCTATATTGTTTTTCTcttaaggttttttatttttattctgtagcaTACAGAGTAATTCATATTGAATATAATCATAGTTATCCATCTCATATGTGTCTACGCAGTAAATTGTGTCTACCTATGTATCTGTTTGCTCtatatatttgaataatgcaCGAGTTCAAATATTATGTTCATGGTACAGTATGGGCCACAATGAGCAGTATGtgataatcatattattaaatatggttTTATGTATAATGTGATAAATGTGAGATTATCATCAGTTTAATGTTTCTTGGATAAATCTACCTCAGTTTCAGAAAGAGCATGGGTACATTGGAGGCAATTCTAGCCCTCAGACcggtcataaaataaaatgaagacacCTACATTCATTACATATATAGAGTAAGAAAAAGAATTTGGTCATGTACAACAAATTAAAGCATTTAAAATCAGACtgagataaagaaaaagaagacttatgaacagtttataaaaaaattgggtaGCAGTTATAAAAATAGAAGATGAAAGGCTGGCACTAATTCAGAAAGAAGTAAGACAAGGTTGTACTCTTTTCCCATTGCTTCTCAACTTAGCAATTCAGGAATTGAAGGATGAATTTGAGGAAGAGTAAGTATCCAAAGAGAAAggattaaaataagaagaaattgttttttagttcaAACCAAATTGTCAGTTACATTAACAGATGAATGACGAAATTTCTAATGTATGAAATATGTCGTATTAAATCAGGATTTAAACTATAACCATCTGGATGAAAGATAGATGCTGCCACTATGCCATAGAGGTAGAAGAGTGGttgtaatttaacaataataaaacttttattaataaaattttagcattttagtcaaaaagattatattttgaaatgatgtGTTACAGTTTCACAGAATATCTTGTTTTTTACAGAAAACTCCTAAAACCAGATGGGAAATTTATACCAGAAGAATTACAAGTATGGGGTCAATTAATACATTCTGACTGGTTAGAAAGATCagctaaagttataaatgaagGGCTTGTTAAGGAATATCAAGTTGCTGGTTACATGAATGCACATAAGGTTAGTTAtatcagttatttgtttttaatatgaggGCGGTTCGGAAAGTAACCTTTGTTTgggtataaatgaaaaatacctgcatagataaaaatgttttattataaacaacttaaaactatagtttttaactatttttcaacataatcactatttaaattcaagcatttcaTAGTGTTTCACTAATTTGCAAAtaccttcataaaattcagccgcCTGGGTACGTACCCGATCTTTTATGGCATTTTGAAGTTCATCGTCATCGTCGAAGTCTGCAACAcaagccatttcttcatgtgagtgaagagatgaaaatcacTCGGCACTAACTTCGAGCTGTAAGGAGATTATCAAAAATGTCCCATTGGGATTGATTCAGAAGTTCCTGAGTTCTTCGAACACTATGAGGAtgagcattgtcatggaaaaAACACCAGATGTCAGCAAACCACGATTTTTTTCTGAATGGCTCGCCTAAGTTTCTACAAAGTTTTACAGTAGACTGCTAAAGTAATCAGTGGTGATTTCACATTccataaaatcaactaaaaaaccGTAGCATAACATTCCTTGCTAACAAAGTTTGGCAGGCTTTCTTTGGTTTGCATAGAGAGAACTGGTATGACTCCAGGCCATAAACTGTTGTTTTTTCAGCATTGACATAGGCCACCCAGGTTTCATTCCCAGTCACAGTTATCTTCAAAAATCTTTCTCCTTTTGCATCATAACGTGAAAGGAAGTCTAAGGCAGAGTCCATTCATTTGGTTCAATGGATCTCTGTGAGCATTTTTGGAACCCACCCAGCACAGAACTTTCAGTAGCCTAATTTATTGGTGACAATCTCATACAAAACTGTATGAGAAATTTGCAGGAATTGTTTAGAAAGTTCAGAGATGGTGAATCTTTGATTTCACACACTTTTTCATCAATTTCACTAACAAGATCATCACTCACGAGAGAAGGCCTACCATTCTTCTCTTCTTCATGGATGTTTGTCcttccatttttaaaaacttgaccCATTAATTTCTTCACCGAGCTCTATGTATGGTTAGCATTATATGTCAGGTCCATCGAAATGCACAATCTCTCATAATGTTGGGCCATACGCAGtatacaactgatgatggatGTCTGCTGGCGAAACATTTTGTGCTCAAAGGAATCTTACGACCGCATGCACCTAGCATTTCACGAGATTTTCTATTGCAGCACTCAAGTTTTTTGGTTGTAACAATTGAACAGGCTAACGTATGTGGCGGCTGACACTGACACAGCTCCAAGCACACTGATTGAGAGTATGATGATATCTCTAACACTACTACTAACATTATGCTACAATCATGGTTACTTTCCAAACCGCCCTTGtatttatatgtgttttttactctttttatagtcagtgaaactattttataatactgttacattaaaattcaagtaaataaacaaataagtgtTTATTCAgacaataaacataattatacattatatacatcacAAATGATAGGTTTGCTATTCCATGACTAACAAGAAGCAGCTGCTCTAGCATTTGCTGAGAAGGATGAGGGAAACTGGAAACaccttgatcagaacagcattaaaaattacaaaagtataaacatgaaagaaaaatgtagttataatttatactgatatttaaaaatgattattttatataataataatatatctattcAAAGGTAGTAAGCAAATAAAATTGGTAAAtggaaggaaataatttttaaaggcaTTAATTTCTATTGAATACATATATTTAAgtacaaattgaataaaatttgtaaaaaatttaagtttatttaatattaactattatttaaaatctcgttaaagtttaaaaattaataatattgttttcaggaaagaaagtaattttattttagtaaactaattggaagatcttttaaatcaccaggcaattaataaaaaaataaaagtaaagtataataaggttttttttttaatgttttgtgcaTAATCTTATATTCCAGTTATTGTTTA belongs to Lycorma delicatula isolate Av1 chromosome 1, ASM4794821v1, whole genome shotgun sequence and includes:
- the LOC142319505 gene encoding protein arginine N-methyltransferase 9-like codes for the protein MDSPEKFSVARTSKRQARRYFEKENFGRSFAHILLALKLCPHWKEELKVVFTAALCNWGEELESKERYYDLFNCYEQALEIFPENEEVLSNLGAHLFRLGHLNEAAYYFEKALKVNSKFLVAHRNLQAVSNLLVERWHFRMLNDSHRNEAYREAIFKKVKQGFDYVLDIGTGSGLLSYFAVVSGASNVIGCDYSHTMIRTARAIAEANGCKDYVTFIYKHSSDLLIPYDVPRKVSLVVTETMDAGLFGEHLIQTLLHAWEDLLLPPLPPSSLIPPVPCIICRDVEACNNSRRNGIVVPFGATVWLAAIECKDVAQKYRLLNNRTVIKKFKCPFLLTIPLVEPYDTENFKKTVYGYKLLCDPVRCFYVNFNDVNDLQDYMNGKYDERIFSIKCTQNGSLDCFVVWFDLYLDEDIKLSSSPLQCDKNSEACCWDQAIFPCQNEFIVSTDTSIDVKVKTKNGKLAIEICSLTNHISSYSDDEIVNLSQNTIRYLNNSSLMSIIESLSSSLKNEKAVLDLSPFPALCFNLLLTDVLKLDVCVFIAKSDQEKLIIERLAVINGINIDKFYCILEKEFENNDFYIDFKFDIIFTNLIDATGELKESSVVQISQLRKLLKPDGKFIPEELQVWGQLIHSDWLERSAKVINEGLVKEYQVAGYMNAHKVAQQLDVCLASMEYDALSEEFQIMQMTIDDLSGKPCKEYNHNIQITKSGEATAIVYWFQYQITEDCNIFSSRNLDSHINQAAFMLYPARHVDAGNCVKLNVKYADTVFVFSIE